In Fluviispira sanaruensis, a genomic segment contains:
- a CDS encoding lysine exporter LysO family protein: MILALESLIPLFLSFVVGINFHRFCSKISSKLLSIFTNICLFSLLFFMGLSISTVPNILHEVFTLGFNAFILAFSTSFFVILFIAIYKKSVNIKCQKKLVNVELRKSNIYFFEFVKDPIVLCFFVIFGFALGYLKIIPPFEHEFFVTILLCFMIFFIGVKLAFSKVCFKKIFLQKSSLIIALVTVIGSLSGGAFSSLFLDISLKNSLALSSGFGWYTLSGVLLTKMDEPILASTVFLCDLFREIFALILLPLFSKIGRNHEAISVSGATAMDVALPMIEKHCGNEFIPLALISGAVLTVLVPFLIPFFYYL, translated from the coding sequence ATGATTCTTGCTTTAGAGAGTTTAATTCCATTATTTCTTTCGTTTGTCGTTGGAATTAATTTTCATAGATTTTGCTCAAAAATTTCATCTAAATTATTATCTATCTTTACAAATATTTGTCTTTTTTCTTTGTTATTTTTTATGGGATTGAGTATATCAACTGTCCCTAATATCTTGCATGAAGTATTTACTTTAGGTTTTAATGCATTTATATTGGCGTTTAGCACATCTTTTTTTGTTATATTGTTTATCGCAATTTATAAAAAGTCTGTTAATATAAAATGTCAAAAAAAATTAGTAAATGTTGAGTTAAGAAAGTCTAATATCTATTTTTTTGAATTTGTAAAAGATCCTATCGTTTTATGCTTTTTTGTAATTTTCGGTTTTGCATTGGGATATTTAAAAATTATTCCTCCATTTGAACATGAATTTTTTGTTACAATTTTATTGTGCTTTATGATTTTTTTTATTGGTGTAAAACTTGCTTTTTCTAAAGTTTGTTTCAAAAAAATATTTTTACAAAAATCGAGTTTAATCATTGCGCTTGTCACAGTTATAGGTTCCTTAAGTGGTGGTGCTTTTTCCTCTTTATTTCTGGATATATCATTAAAGAATTCTCTTGCTCTTTCATCTGGCTTTGGTTGGTATACTCTTTCTGGTGTTTTACTCACTAAAATGGATGAACCTATTTTAGCTTCCACAGTATTCTTATGCGACTTATTTCGAGAAATTTTTGCTTTAATACTTCTTCCCTTATTTTCTAAAATAGGAAGAAATCATGAAGCCATCTCAGTTTCAGGTGCTACAGCAATGGATGTTGCTTTGCCAATGATTGAAAAACATTGCGGAAATGAGTTTATTCCTCTTGCCCTTATTTCAGGAGCAGTATTAACTGTGCTAGTCCCTTTTCTTATTCCTTTTTTCTATTACTTATAA
- a CDS encoding GyrI-like domain-containing protein has protein sequence MNVIEMKTPKFLVGIETRTQNSLEIKGEGKIPALWNQFFNFFKIDKKISSDIYAIYSNYESDENGQYDYFIGYEIANPDKYLNGDSYVVKQIEVGTYSVISPINKISENVAYSTWQKIWRMNAKQLGGERLFHTDFEVYTNDKKNGQQSLVNIYLSLKK, from the coding sequence ATGAATGTAATTGAAATGAAAACCCCAAAATTTTTAGTTGGAATTGAAACCCGCACTCAAAACTCTTTAGAAATAAAGGGTGAAGGTAAAATTCCTGCACTATGGAATCAATTTTTCAATTTCTTTAAGATAGATAAAAAAATTTCTAGTGATATATATGCTATTTACTCAAATTACGAAAGCGATGAAAATGGTCAATACGACTACTTTATTGGCTATGAAATTGCTAACCCAGATAAATATTTAAATGGTGATAGTTACGTTGTTAAACAAATCGAAGTTGGAACATATTCGGTTATCTCGCCAATTAATAAGATCTCGGAAAATGTTGCTTACAGCACTTGGCAAAAAATTTGGCGAATGAATGCAAAACAATTAGGTGGAGAACGTTTGTTTCACACTGACTTTGAAGTCTATACAAACGACAAAAAGAATGGCCAGCAAAGCTTAGTTAATATTTATTTAAGCCTCAAAAAATAA
- a CDS encoding glycosyltransferase family 9 protein — protein MKVGILHTAFIGDIALSSLLIEALFQEKHEIYLITRKASILLYKSDHRIKGFISADKAKGIKKINSVITIANQIKELNLEVLLVPHKSTTSALCAYLSNVPKRISYEDSALKFLYTENLPFHKEKHECLRCLDIAPRWLVSESIYQKAVKIARPILIPAQEMPTFNLKNPNFFQNANSFFIVSPGSVWATKKYPAQQFAKAIFSILSKNKNIRCILTGTQQDKMDINTILSFFAPFSEISARIIDTSAYLPLDEFVSLTSKAQFIIANDSSPIHIASGSNIPVISIFGPTTWKFGFYPTSDKNVVLNYKDENGETLACHPCTPHGSSICPQKHFRCMLDLSPDLLVESVEKLLPELFNS, from the coding sequence ATGAAAGTTGGAATATTGCACACAGCTTTTATAGGTGATATAGCATTGAGTAGTCTTTTGATTGAGGCTCTATTTCAAGAAAAGCATGAAATATATTTAATCACACGTAAAGCAAGTATTTTATTATATAAAAGTGACCATAGAATTAAAGGATTTATTTCTGCCGACAAAGCAAAAGGGATAAAGAAAATAAATTCAGTGATTACAATTGCAAATCAAATAAAAGAATTGAACTTAGAAGTTTTACTTGTCCCACATAAATCGACAACATCGGCGTTGTGTGCATATCTTAGCAATGTGCCAAAACGAATTTCTTACGAAGACAGTGCTTTGAAATTTTTATACACAGAAAATCTTCCTTTTCATAAAGAAAAACATGAGTGTCTCAGATGTCTAGATATTGCTCCCCGTTGGCTCGTAAGTGAATCTATCTATCAAAAAGCTGTTAAAATAGCTCGACCAATTTTAATACCTGCTCAAGAAATGCCAACTTTTAATTTAAAGAATCCGAATTTTTTTCAAAATGCCAATTCTTTTTTTATAGTCAGTCCAGGTTCTGTATGGGCAACAAAAAAGTATCCTGCCCAGCAATTTGCGAAGGCTATTTTTTCTATATTAAGTAAAAATAAAAATATAAGATGTATTTTAACAGGAACTCAACAGGATAAAATGGATATAAATACTATTTTATCTTTCTTTGCTCCCTTTTCTGAAATATCTGCGCGCATAATAGACACATCCGCATATTTGCCATTAGATGAATTTGTTTCTTTAACATCTAAAGCACAATTCATAATTGCGAATGACTCAAGCCCAATTCATATTGCTTCAGGTTCAAATATACCTGTCATTTCCATCTTTGGTCCTACGACTTGGAAATTTGGCTTTTACCCAACTTCAGATAAAAATGTTGTTCTAAATTACAAAGATGAAAATGGCGAAACTCTTGCCTGCCACCCATGTACACCGCATGGCTCAAGCATATGTCCACAAAAACATTTTCGCTGTATGTTGGATTTATCACCCGACCTTTTAGTAGAATCGGTTGAGAAATTACTTCCAGAGTTATTTAATTCTTAA
- a CDS encoding HAMP domain-containing methyl-accepting chemotaxis protein, which produces MKKSVISSNFSRRPLRIFLDDKKKDKEEGEKILKKQTEKFVKEKELYKELISVPDEKDAYEKLNSAWNEFLIILNQSVDLSNKGLNSEAFKVFNAKGRPFQLVIESALNQITEVNNKGAIESTQKGKILTSYTSITVCSILILSLLILIIIIQIVRKTTLSIEKSIDELKEQSNKMKTIGGILKESAHNLSHSVTEQAASVHETSAAINEITSMVNRTTENSKESSNIAKSSSQKAKEGEKIMNDLVLSMESIQESNTQLQNISDIIKQIHAKTAMINEIVTKTELLSLNASIESARAGEYGKGFAVVAEEVGNLAKVSGKSALEIQELITTSQEQVNKILGITKERIDSGKKITGLAQETFHFISDNIQSLSSVLEQISDATKEQEVGVKQISTAMSQIDNVTQKSQETSLLTSESSQNVSEQSEKLAKTSNKIEFLIRGKNS; this is translated from the coding sequence ATGAAAAAATCTGTGATATCGAGTAATTTTAGTAGAAGACCTCTCCGCATTTTTTTGGATGATAAGAAAAAAGACAAGGAAGAAGGAGAAAAAATTTTAAAAAAGCAAACTGAGAAATTTGTCAAAGAAAAAGAATTATATAAAGAATTGATTTCTGTGCCAGATGAAAAAGATGCTTATGAAAAACTAAATTCTGCTTGGAATGAATTTTTAATTATTCTGAATCAAAGTGTTGATCTTTCTAATAAAGGACTTAATTCTGAAGCTTTTAAAGTCTTTAATGCTAAAGGACGACCTTTCCAATTAGTAATTGAAAGTGCTTTAAATCAAATAACTGAGGTCAATAATAAAGGGGCAATTGAATCCACTCAAAAAGGGAAAATTTTAACATCATATACATCTATAACCGTTTGTTCAATTTTAATTCTGTCATTGCTTATTTTAATTATTATCATACAAATTGTTAGAAAGACAACATTATCAATTGAAAAATCTATTGATGAATTAAAAGAACAGAGCAATAAGATGAAAACTATAGGGGGCATTCTCAAAGAGAGTGCTCATAATCTTTCTCATTCAGTAACCGAGCAAGCAGCTTCTGTGCATGAAACGAGCGCGGCTATCAATGAAATTACTAGCATGGTCAATAGAACAACTGAAAATTCAAAAGAATCTAGTAATATTGCAAAAAGCTCTTCTCAAAAAGCAAAAGAAGGTGAGAAGATTATGAATGATCTTGTTCTTTCCATGGAAAGCATACAAGAGTCAAACACACAATTGCAAAATATATCAGATATTATTAAGCAAATTCATGCAAAAACAGCCATGATTAACGAAATAGTCACTAAAACTGAACTTTTATCTTTAAATGCTTCGATAGAATCTGCACGTGCCGGTGAATATGGCAAAGGATTTGCTGTTGTTGCTGAAGAAGTCGGTAATTTGGCAAAGGTCAGTGGTAAGTCTGCTTTGGAGATTCAAGAACTCATTACGACCAGCCAAGAACAAGTTAATAAAATATTAGGAATTACGAAGGAGCGTATCGATTCTGGAAAGAAAATTACAGGATTAGCTCAGGAAACTTTTCATTTTATTTCGGATAATATTCAATCTTTATCATCTGTTCTGGAACAAATATCTGATGCAACAAAAGAACAGGAAGTAGGTGTCAAACAAATATCAACTGCAATGTCGCAAATTGATAACGTAACACAAAAAAGTCAAGAAACTTCATTGCTCACTTCTGAGTCATCACAAAATGTCTCAGAACAGAGTGAAAAGCTGGCAAAGACTTCAAATAAAATTGAATTTCTTATTCGTGGAAAAAATTCATAG
- a CDS encoding N-acetylmuramoyl-L-alanine amidase: MLKKFVIYLLLLNLFISCKSLNNPLNVIIIDRAKPEEEKEKITLEESYKYDVDEDFLTDKKYPFRFKKDAVSSIVFHYTAQKFKKSLRSLTSGGNSSHWLVPEKGETIYKIVNEDRRARHAGESLWKYRKNVNVISVGVEIVNLGFRCRALRKYCPKNSLEWLEYPEEQQKLIVALAKDIQKRYNIDPMCVVGHSDIAPERKLDPGPLFPWKRLADNGVGAWVTEEEIRKEIGNIKNSIKGNISRLIVQIRFHEFGYDIKKMGSSNKSLQNKILKYQYSLRKSPIGELSELNQVNDFGNKKPDNNIFDDNKTNFAIQAFLMHYRPKLYLANENSDQFTDHYDKHKLDHIPDRESDNAVDNKAKYNVENIELLATLQALLVKYPNKTRVSCEFDLPK, encoded by the coding sequence ATGCTAAAGAAATTTGTAATTTATTTATTGCTTTTAAATCTTTTCATAAGCTGTAAAAGTTTAAATAATCCGCTCAATGTCATAATTATTGACAGAGCAAAACCAGAAGAAGAAAAAGAAAAAATTACATTAGAAGAGTCTTATAAATACGACGTTGATGAAGATTTTCTAACTGACAAAAAATACCCTTTTCGCTTTAAAAAAGATGCTGTGAGCTCAATAGTGTTTCATTACACAGCGCAGAAGTTTAAAAAATCCCTCCGCTCATTGACCAGTGGAGGGAATAGTTCCCACTGGCTCGTGCCAGAAAAGGGGGAAACTATCTATAAAATTGTCAATGAAGATAGAAGAGCTCGCCATGCAGGTGAGAGCCTCTGGAAATATAGGAAAAATGTTAATGTCATTTCAGTAGGCGTTGAAATTGTAAACTTAGGATTTAGATGCAGAGCCCTAAGAAAATACTGTCCTAAAAACTCACTCGAATGGCTAGAGTATCCAGAAGAGCAACAAAAACTAATTGTCGCTCTCGCAAAAGATATTCAAAAACGCTATAATATCGACCCAATGTGTGTCGTTGGCCATTCTGATATCGCTCCAGAGAGAAAATTAGATCCTGGACCTCTTTTTCCATGGAAACGCTTAGCTGACAACGGTGTCGGTGCCTGGGTCACAGAGGAAGAAATTCGTAAAGAAATTGGAAATATTAAAAATAGTATAAAGGGCAATATATCAAGACTTATTGTGCAAATCCGATTTCATGAATTTGGTTATGACATCAAAAAAATGGGATCTTCAAATAAGTCATTGCAAAATAAGATATTAAAGTACCAATACAGTTTGCGAAAATCACCCATAGGTGAATTAAGTGAGCTCAATCAGGTTAATGATTTTGGCAACAAAAAGCCAGATAACAATATTTTTGATGACAATAAAACAAATTTTGCCATCCAAGCATTTTTAATGCATTATCGGCCCAAACTCTATTTAGCAAATGAGAATAGTGACCAGTTTACAGACCACTATGACAAGCATAAACTTGATCATATTCCAGATCGTGAATCCGATAATGCTGTAGATAATAAAGCAAAATATAATGTAGAAAATATAGAACTACTAGCGACCTTACAAGCACTTCTTGTTAAATATCCCAATAAAACAAGGGTAAGCTGTGAATTCGATCTGCCGAAATAA
- a CDS encoding Y-family DNA polymerase → MISLIDGNNFYVSCERVFNPKLRNKPVVVLSNNDGCVVSRSDEAKKLGIKMGQPFFEIKPFIKKHDIKYFSSNYSLYGDMSARIIKTLEQFSPEIEMYSIDEAFIDLSHVSQEKLHEFGWKIKNTVYQHTGIPCGIGISFTKSLAKVANKIAKKSAKAKGVLALYEQSHITEALKRTEIGDLWGIGRKYAKKLKENGVNSALEYRNLEIDWLRKNLTINGVHLAQELHGISCLDLELFHEPKKSITVSRSFGRAQSDFNDIFSALANHTAVACRKLRQEGLEAQYFCIYLATSYHKENFFSDSINIRLPYYTSFTPEYLKYGLIALKKIFKENKMYKKCGILLFDLKSKSTLPSHLFDFRNLEQENALISTIDQINNRNGASSINFADLFINKNWTPQRAHVSKKYTTNLNELILAR, encoded by the coding sequence ATGATTTCATTGATCGATGGCAATAACTTTTACGTATCCTGCGAAAGAGTTTTTAATCCTAAATTACGCAATAAACCTGTGGTTGTGCTCTCAAATAATGATGGCTGTGTTGTTTCAAGAAGTGATGAAGCAAAGAAACTCGGAATAAAAATGGGCCAACCTTTTTTTGAAATAAAACCATTTATAAAGAAACATGACATAAAATATTTTTCATCTAATTATAGCTTATATGGAGATATGTCTGCTCGAATTATTAAAACTTTAGAACAATTTTCGCCAGAAATAGAAATGTATTCCATTGATGAGGCTTTTATTGATCTCTCACATGTCAGTCAAGAAAAGTTGCATGAATTTGGTTGGAAAATTAAAAACACAGTTTATCAGCACACAGGAATTCCTTGTGGTATAGGTATTTCTTTTACAAAATCTCTCGCAAAAGTTGCAAACAAAATTGCAAAAAAATCGGCAAAGGCCAAGGGAGTTCTTGCTCTTTATGAGCAAAGTCATATTACAGAAGCATTAAAACGAACAGAGATTGGCGATCTCTGGGGAATTGGTAGAAAATATGCAAAAAAACTGAAAGAAAATGGAGTGAATTCTGCACTCGAATATAGAAATTTAGAGATAGACTGGTTAAGAAAAAACTTAACAATCAATGGAGTGCATCTGGCGCAAGAATTACATGGTATTTCTTGTCTTGATCTCGAACTTTTTCATGAACCTAAAAAAAGTATTACGGTCTCTCGCAGTTTTGGCCGTGCCCAAAGTGATTTCAACGATATTTTTTCTGCTCTTGCAAACCATACCGCTGTTGCTTGCCGGAAACTGCGACAAGAAGGACTTGAGGCTCAATATTTTTGTATTTATCTCGCAACAAGCTATCATAAAGAAAATTTTTTTAGCGATTCAATCAATATTCGCCTTCCTTATTATACGAGTTTTACGCCAGAATATTTAAAATACGGATTGATTGCGCTTAAAAAAATATTTAAGGAAAATAAGATGTATAAAAAATGTGGTATTCTCCTTTTTGATTTAAAAAGTAAAAGCACACTGCCTTCTCATTTATTTGATTTTCGTAACCTTGAACAAGAGAATGCTCTTATTTCAACTATCGATCAAATAAATAATAGGAATGGAGCTTCTTCCATTAACTTTGCCGATCTTTTTATCAACAAAAATTGGACTCCACAAAGAGCTCATGTCTCAAAAAAATACACGACCAATTTAAATGAACTTATCTTAGCACGATAG